A portion of the Oxynema aestuarii AP17 genome contains these proteins:
- a CDS encoding Na+/H+ antiporter produces MSLETVAGEALIQQNLERFLLVLTVSLSVATLPQIFSWVRQIPYTLLLVIVGLALAFVDVRLVNLSPELILSIFLPPLLFEAAWNLRWPDLKRDLFPVVLYAIVGVVISVLGIAFALNQWAAIPLTTALLLGASLSATDPVSVIALFRELGVDKRLSTLMEGESLFNDGVAVVAFSLLVGLALGTDDFELRRTVAEFVGFVGIGVGVGSLIGFGISFLTQRFDLPLVEQSLTLVSAYGTYLITEELGGSGVIGVVMAGMILGNFGSRIGMNPRTRLIVTEFWEFLAFFVNSIVFLLIGDQIQFASLGNNLDTIAITIAAVAVTRAVSIYLLGGFSNWVVESNINWQERTVLWWGGLRGSVSIALALSVPIILDAREEIIATVFGVVLFTLLVQGLTTKPLLKALNLLGEQSQKQQYLEAIARRIALTRVLERLEEEKRRPDIDPEYYRYQKSLVEGQIKELEREIEELRSQEPDLQEFVREKFREELLAIEADTYAEFVRSGRLNRELAPFLQDVIQEEKT; encoded by the coding sequence ATGTCTCTCGAAACTGTTGCAGGCGAAGCCCTCATTCAGCAAAACTTAGAACGATTTTTACTCGTTCTCACCGTTTCCTTAAGCGTTGCCACCCTGCCACAAATTTTTAGTTGGGTTCGGCAAATTCCCTATACCTTACTCTTAGTTATTGTCGGTTTAGCCCTCGCCTTTGTCGATGTCCGTCTTGTCAATCTTTCCCCAGAATTAATTCTCTCCATTTTTCTGCCTCCCTTGCTATTCGAGGCGGCTTGGAACCTGCGATGGCCCGATCTCAAACGAGATTTATTTCCCGTCGTTCTTTACGCGATCGTCGGCGTCGTGATTTCCGTTCTTGGCATCGCATTTGCCCTCAATCAATGGGCGGCGATTCCCCTCACCACAGCCTTATTACTCGGGGCGAGTCTGTCCGCCACCGATCCGGTTTCAGTGATTGCTTTATTTCGGGAATTAGGGGTAGACAAACGACTTTCGACCCTCATGGAAGGGGAAAGCTTATTTAACGATGGTGTTGCCGTTGTCGCCTTTAGTTTGCTGGTCGGATTGGCATTGGGAACCGATGATTTTGAGTTGCGGCGGACGGTGGCTGAATTTGTCGGTTTTGTCGGCATTGGGGTAGGAGTTGGCAGTTTAATCGGTTTTGGAATTTCTTTTTTAACCCAACGGTTTGACTTGCCTTTAGTCGAACAATCGCTGACCTTAGTTTCCGCTTACGGGACTTATTTAATTACTGAAGAACTCGGCGGTTCTGGGGTGATCGGCGTTGTCATGGCGGGGATGATTTTAGGGAATTTCGGTTCGCGAATTGGCATGAATCCGCGAACGCGATTAATTGTGACTGAATTTTGGGAATTCCTCGCATTTTTCGTCAATTCGATTGTCTTTTTATTAATTGGCGATCAGATTCAATTTGCGAGTTTGGGCAATAATTTAGATACGATCGCCATTACCATTGCCGCCGTTGCAGTGACTCGGGCTGTTTCGATTTATCTCCTCGGAGGATTTAGTAATTGGGTCGTAGAATCGAATATTAATTGGCAGGAACGGACGGTATTGTGGTGGGGCGGATTGCGGGGTTCGGTATCGATCGCCCTCGCGTTATCAGTTCCGATTATTCTCGACGCCAGAGAAGAAATTATCGCCACCGTGTTCGGGGTGGTTCTGTTTACGTTATTGGTTCAGGGATTGACGACGAAACCGTTACTAAAAGCGTTAAATCTGCTGGGAGAACAAAGCCAGAAACAGCAATATTTAGAAGCGATCGCCCGTCGGATTGCATTAACCCGGGTTCTCGAACGCCTCGAAGAAGAAAAACGGCGACCGGATATCGATCCGGAATATTATCGCTATCAAAAAAGCTTGGTTGAAGGGCAAATCAAAGAGTTAGAAAGAGAAATCGAGGAACTGCGATCGCAAGAACCGGATTTACAAGAATTTGTTCGCGAAAAGTTCCGCGAAGAACTCCTCGCGATCGAAGCCGATACCTATGCCGAATTCGTGCGATCGGGTCGCCTAAATCGAGAGTTGGCACCGTTTTTGCAAGACGTCATTCAAGAGGAGAAAACTTAG
- a CDS encoding calcium-binding protein, which yields MGSDRADGLFGFSGNDALFGRGNDDNLYGDEGDDILRGGRGSETPVGDTIDRDRLEGGSGDDILHGNEGNDTIYGGSGSDRAHGGKDDDLVFGDRGNDILWGDLGNDLIFGGVGSDRSPADDDDRDLIFGNRGDDEIHGNQGSDSLYGGRDDDSIWGGKDGDLIWGDRGNDRLMGDNGDDTVFGGVSDSTVGDPDGRDWLFGGEGNDFLNGNESEDTLIGGNGNDTLHGGQNDDILFGNRGDDWLFGDFGADIFCGGDGSDRFVLHSSGGDRIIDFEDGIDRLVLSSGISFEMLAIVESERGAIVRSGDRILVTLDNIEFGAIDRDDFAML from the coding sequence TTGGGCAGCGATCGCGCCGATGGCTTATTTGGATTTAGCGGTAATGACGCCTTATTCGGTCGGGGGAATGACGATAACTTATATGGTGACGAAGGGGATGACATCCTTCGCGGGGGACGGGGAAGCGAAACCCCAGTGGGAGATACGATCGATCGCGATCGCCTCGAAGGGGGTTCCGGGGACGATATTCTTCATGGAAATGAAGGTAATGACACGATTTATGGCGGATCTGGCAGCGATCGCGCCCACGGCGGCAAAGATGACGATTTAGTGTTCGGCGATCGCGGAAACGATATTTTATGGGGAGATTTGGGCAACGATCTCATTTTCGGCGGGGTCGGCAGCGATCGATCGCCCGCCGACGACGACGATCGCGATCTGATCTTCGGCAATCGTGGCGACGATGAGATCCACGGCAATCAAGGATCCGATAGTCTCTACGGCGGACGAGACGACGATTCGATCTGGGGAGGGAAAGACGGCGATCTGATCTGGGGCGATCGTGGAAATGACCGCCTGATGGGGGATAACGGCGATGATACCGTCTTCGGTGGGGTTAGCGATTCCACCGTTGGCGACCCTGACGGTCGAGATTGGTTATTCGGCGGGGAAGGGAACGACTTTCTCAACGGAAACGAAAGCGAGGACACCCTTATCGGAGGAAATGGAAACGACACCCTCCACGGCGGGCAAAATGACGATATTCTCTTCGGAAATCGCGGCGATGATTGGTTATTCGGCGATTTCGGGGCCGATATCTTCTGCGGTGGCGACGGTAGCGATCGCTTCGTGTTACACAGTAGTGGAGGCGATCGCATTATCGATTTTGAAGACGGGATCGATCGCCTGGTATTATCATCTGGGATAAGTTTTGAGATGTTGGCGATCGTTGAAAGCGAACGGGGGGCGATCGTTCGTTCCGGCGATCGCATTTTAGTGACTCTCGATAACATCGAATTTGGGGCGATCGATCGCGATGATTTTGCAATGTTGTAA
- a CDS encoding pentapeptide repeat-containing protein has translation MTGVSITGSSVTGSSLTGSSLTGSSVTGSSITGSSITGSSLTGSSLTGSSITGSSITGSSSSKLGVTVTPNV, from the coding sequence ATGACTGGAGTTTCAATAACGGGATCTTCGGTAACCGGATCTTCGTTAACTGGATCTTCGTTAACCGGATCTTCGGTAACCGGATCTTCAATAACCGGGTCTTCAATAACCGGATCTTCGTTAACCGGATCTTCGTTAACCGGGTCTTCAATAACCGGGTCTTCGATAACCGGATCTTCTTCTTCAAAATTGGGAGTAACCGTCACGCCAAACGTCTGA
- a CDS encoding GFA family protein: MSNSHHSQTYEGGCHCGAIRFRVVVNRHEAVDCNCSICTKKGFLHLILPREQFTLLRGEEMLATYTFNTEIAKHTFCKTCGIHPFYIPRSHPDRFDVNVRCLDGNVISKFKIVPFNGQNWEENVESIRE, translated from the coding sequence ATGAGCAACAGTCATCATTCTCAAACCTATGAAGGGGGTTGTCACTGCGGTGCAATCCGCTTTCGGGTTGTGGTGAACCGACATGAGGCGGTGGATTGCAACTGTTCGATTTGCACGAAAAAGGGCTTTTTACATTTAATCCTCCCTCGCGAACAATTTACTTTATTGCGCGGAGAAGAGATGTTGGCAACTTATACGTTTAACACGGAAATCGCAAAGCACACATTTTGTAAAACATGTGGCATCCACCCCTTTTATATTCCGCGATCGCACCCGGATCGATTTGATGTGAACGTCCGGTGTTTGGATGGAAATGTTATCTCGAAATTTAAGATCGTTCCCTTCAATGGCCAAAATTGGGAAGAAAATGTCGAAAGCATCCGCGAGTGA
- a CDS encoding SH3 domain-containing protein: protein MNKVQGLTLVVAIAGLGLGAGLAAAIRSSTGTSGKVQRLIHRGNGAEVVSTQDSQTDRTIALEDDAEPGSDFYEFRQRLRAAVAQRDRTFVESVLPEQLPIGFSVPRSRDALNLEESDSWFWAQLQKAIDVGCSPAENPPTFDRVDADTQIWVCPNVVQTFVSQFPPPEEVERVSWQSEQAIVVGENVNVRSQPTLESEAIASVSNAVVTRDREQAENMQQASGGEIDPIDGWTPVILAGDRRGYIYNQYVYTPLDYQILFGKVEGDWQILAMAGGE, encoded by the coding sequence ATGAACAAAGTACAGGGACTGACGCTAGTAGTGGCGATCGCGGGATTGGGACTCGGTGCGGGATTGGCGGCGGCGATTCGCTCGTCTACGGGGACTTCGGGGAAGGTGCAACGCTTGATTCACCGGGGGAACGGTGCCGAGGTGGTCTCGACGCAGGACTCCCAAACCGATCGCACGATCGCCTTAGAAGACGATGCCGAACCGGGGAGCGACTTTTACGAGTTTCGTCAGCGCTTGCGTGCGGCGGTCGCACAGCGCGATCGCACTTTTGTCGAATCGGTGTTACCGGAACAGTTACCGATCGGGTTTTCGGTGCCGAGATCGCGCGATGCCCTTAATTTAGAGGAGTCCGACAGTTGGTTTTGGGCTCAGTTACAAAAGGCGATCGATGTCGGCTGTTCTCCGGCGGAGAATCCCCCGACTTTCGATCGCGTCGATGCGGATACTCAAATTTGGGTCTGTCCGAATGTGGTGCAGACGTTCGTCAGCCAGTTTCCCCCACCGGAAGAGGTGGAGAGGGTTTCGTGGCAGTCGGAACAGGCGATCGTCGTCGGCGAGAATGTCAACGTGCGATCGCAACCGACGTTAGAAAGTGAGGCGATCGCCAGTGTCTCTAATGCCGTCGTCACGCGCGATCGTGAGCAAGCCGAGAACATGCAGCAAGCTTCCGGCGGCGAAATCGACCCCATCGACGGCTGGACTCCCGTGATCTTGGCGGGCGATCGCCGGGGATATATCTATAACCAATATGTTTATACACCCTTGGATTATCAGATCTTATTCGGTAAAGTCGAGGGCGACTGGCAAATTTTAGCCATGGCTGGAGGCGAATGA